From the Solanum pennellii chromosome 4, SPENNV200 genome, one window contains:
- the LOC107016309 gene encoding uncharacterized protein LOC107016309 encodes MKNMKSEWLTLLLVNLGGIMERADESLLPGVYKEVGKALHTDPTGLGSLTLIRSIVQCLCYPLAAYLSGRQNRTHVIALGAFLWSAATFLVALSSTFTQVAISRGLNGIGLAIVGPAIQSLVADSTDESNRGIAFGWLQLTGNFGSILGGLISVLLAQTSFMGIAGWRISFHLVGFFSVVVGILVRLFAKDPRFIDNYGNVKEQPPQKPFREEVRELLKEARAVVKVPSFQILVAQGVSGSFPWSSLSFTPMWLELIGFSHKTTALLLTLFNVALSMGGLFGGKMGDVLAKHFPNSGRIILSQISSGSAIPLAAILLLGLPGDPSTAAIHGLVLFIMGLTISWNGPATNNPIFAEIVPERARTSIYALDRSFESILASFAPPVVGILAQHVYGFKPIPRDSTGSQEIETDRENAAPLAKALYTAIGIPITICCFIYSFLYCTYPRDRDRAKMDALIDTELQRIDKTDYHPSDEENEMHKKELNMIDIDYKVDERLDNDEKRLLPDQL; translated from the exons ATGAAGAACATGAAATCCGAATGGTTGACTTTATTATTAGTGAACCTCGGCGGAATAATGGAACGCGCCGACGAGTCGTTATTGCCCGGAGTTTATAAAGAAGTTGGTAAAGCTTTGCATACTGATCCTACTGGACTTGGTTCTCTGACTCTTATCAGATCTATAGTTCAATGTCTTTGTTACCCTCTTGCTGCTTATCTCTCCGGCCGTCAAAATCGAACTCATGTCATTGCTCTTGGTGCCTTTCTCTGGTCTGCTGCTACCTTTCTTGTAGCCCTTTCTTCCACTTTTACTCAG GTTGCCATTTCCAGAGGTTTGAATGGAATAGGACTCGCGATAGTTGGACCAGCAATCCAATCTCTAGTAGCTGATTCAACGGATGAAAGCAACCGCGGTATAGCTTTTGGTTGGCTACAGTTGACAGGGAACTTTGGCTCTATCCTTGGCGGGCTTATATCCGTGTTATTAGCTCAAACATCATTCATGGGAATAGCTGGCTGGAGAATCTCCTTCCATCTGGTAGGTTTTTTTAGTGTTGTAGTTGGTATACTGGTGCGTCTTTTTGCCAAAGATCCTCGCTTTATTGACAATTATGGCAATGTAAAAGAGCAACCTCCCCAAAAACCATTTAGAGAAGAAGTAAGGGAGTTGCTAAAAGAAGCAAGAGCAGTTGTGAAAGTACCTTCTTTTCAAATACTTGTTGCTCAGGGAGTGTCGGGGTCGTTCCCTTGGTCATCGTTGTCATTTACACCTATGTGGTTGGAGCTTATTGGATTCTCCCACAAGACAACGGCATTGCTCTTGACTTTGTTTAATGTTGCACTTTCAATGGGTGGATTGTTTGGAGGAAAAATGGGAGATGTCCTTGCAAAACACTTTCCGAATTCTGGTAGAATAATTCTATCTCAGATAAGTTCTGGCTCAGCGATCCCTTTAGCTGCAATCTTGCTTCTCGGATTGCCTGGTGATCCTTCCACAGCTGCAATCCATGGTTTAGTCTTGTTCATCATGGGATTAACAATATCTTGGAATGGTCCAGCAACAAACAA TCCAATTTTTGCGGAGATAGTTCCTGAGAGAGCTCGAACAAGCATCTATGCTCTGGATCGATCATTTGAGTCTATACTGGCATCATTTGCTCCTCCAGTGGTTGGTATTTTAGCTCAACATGTTTATGGTTTTAAACCAATCCCTAGAGACTCAACGGGCTCACAGGAAATTGAAACAGATAGAGAGAATGCAGCCCCACTTGCCAAGGCACTCTACACTGCTATAGGCATTCCAATAACAATTTGTTGTTTCATCTATTCATTCCTTTATTGTACATATCCACGTGACAGAGACCGTGCTAAAATGGATGCATTGATAGACACAGAGTTGCAACGGATTGATAAAACAGATTATCATCCTTCcgatgaagaaaatgaaatgcaCAAAAAAGAACTCAACATGATTGATATAGATTACAAGGTAGATGAGAGGCTTGACAACGACGAGAAAAGGCTTCTTCCAGATCAGTTATAA